From Streptomyces sp. NBC_00775, one genomic window encodes:
- the lipA gene encoding lipoyl synthase — MSAVAPDGRKMLRLEVRNAQTPIERKPEWIKTRAKMGPEYTKMQSLVKSEGLHTVCQEAGCPNIYECWEDREATFLIGGDQCTRRCDFCQIDTGKPEALDRDEPRRVGESVVTMDLNYATITGVARDDLEDGGAWLYAETVRQIHAQTAAREAGRTKVELLAPDFNAEPDQLAEVFSSRPEVFAHNVETVPRIFKRIRPGFRYERSLKVITEARDYGLVTKSNLILGMGETREEVSEALQQLHDAGCELITITQYLRPSVRHHPVERWVKPQEFVELKEEAEEIGFSGVMSGPLVRSSYRAGRLYQMAVEKRGAYIASQAV; from the coding sequence GTGTCCGCAGTCGCACCCGACGGACGCAAGATGCTGCGCCTGGAGGTCCGGAACGCCCAGACCCCCATCGAGCGCAAGCCCGAGTGGATCAAGACCCGGGCGAAAATGGGTCCCGAGTACACGAAGATGCAGAGCCTCGTGAAGAGCGAGGGCCTGCACACGGTCTGCCAGGAGGCGGGCTGCCCCAACATCTACGAATGCTGGGAAGACCGCGAGGCGACCTTCCTGATCGGCGGTGACCAGTGCACGAGGCGCTGCGACTTCTGCCAGATCGACACGGGCAAGCCCGAGGCCCTCGACCGTGACGAGCCCCGCCGCGTGGGCGAGTCCGTCGTGACGATGGACCTGAACTACGCGACCATCACCGGCGTCGCCCGCGACGACCTGGAGGACGGCGGCGCCTGGCTGTACGCCGAGACGGTCCGCCAGATCCACGCGCAGACGGCGGCCCGCGAGGCCGGCCGCACCAAGGTCGAGCTGCTCGCCCCCGACTTCAACGCCGAACCCGACCAGCTCGCCGAGGTCTTCTCCTCGCGCCCCGAGGTCTTCGCGCACAACGTCGAGACGGTCCCGCGGATCTTCAAGCGCATCCGCCCCGGCTTCCGCTACGAGCGCTCGCTCAAGGTCATCACCGAGGCCCGAGACTACGGTCTGGTCACGAAGTCGAACCTGATCCTCGGCATGGGCGAGACCCGCGAGGAGGTCAGCGAGGCGCTCCAGCAGCTGCACGACGCGGGCTGCGAGCTCATCACGATCACGCAGTACCTGCGCCCCTCCGTGCGCCACCACCCCGTGGAGCGCTGGGTCAAGCCGCAGGAGTTCGTGGAGCTGAAGGAGGAGGCCGAGGAGATCGGCTTCTCCGGTGTCATGTCGGGCCCGCTGGTCCGATCCTCGTACCGCGCCGGCCGCCTGTACCAGATGGCCGTCGAGAAGCGAGGCGCGTACATCGCCTCGCAGGCGGTCTGA